The proteins below come from a single Tenuifilum thalassicum genomic window:
- a CDS encoding sigma-54-dependent transcriptional regulator, with protein MSKILVIDDEKAIRNTLKDILEVEGHTVDVAEDGHMGLELFNGGKYEIVLCDIKMPQMDGIEVLEKLQEQQPDVPVVMISGHGNIDTAVEAIKKGAFDFIEKPLDLNRLLITIRNATDKTTLIQETKTLKRKVSKAYDIVGESPAIVKVKEIIDRVAPTDARVLITGPNGTGKELVARWLHEKSNRASMPFVEVNCAAIPSELIESELFGHEKGAFTSAIKQRKGKFEQADGGTLFLDEIGDMSLSAQAKVLRALQENKISRVGSDKDINVNVRVIAATNKNLTQEIEKGNFREDLYHRLSVIIINVPPLCERLEDIPLLAQHFNEQICDEYGIPPKTITPDAIDELKKLKWTGNIRELRNVVERLIILCDKEITGKDVKAFAAPNI; from the coding sequence TACTAGAGGTAGAAGGGCATACGGTAGATGTTGCTGAAGATGGCCATATGGGGCTAGAACTGTTTAATGGTGGTAAATACGAGATTGTACTTTGTGATATTAAAATGCCACAGATGGATGGCATTGAGGTACTAGAAAAGCTACAGGAACAGCAGCCCGATGTACCTGTAGTAATGATTTCTGGCCATGGCAACATCGACACGGCTGTTGAAGCCATAAAAAAAGGAGCTTTCGATTTCATTGAAAAACCTCTCGACCTTAACCGTTTGCTCATCACTATCCGCAACGCAACCGACAAAACCACATTGATACAGGAAACCAAAACGCTAAAGCGGAAGGTATCAAAAGCATACGATATAGTTGGCGAATCGCCTGCCATTGTAAAGGTTAAGGAGATAATTGACCGTGTTGCACCTACCGACGCCCGCGTACTAATTACTGGGCCAAATGGGACAGGGAAAGAGCTTGTTGCTAGGTGGCTACATGAGAAAAGTAATCGTGCCAGCATGCCATTCGTAGAAGTGAACTGCGCTGCAATTCCTTCAGAACTTATTGAAAGCGAGTTATTTGGACACGAAAAAGGAGCTTTTACCTCGGCCATCAAACAGCGTAAGGGTAAGTTTGAACAAGCCGATGGAGGAACTCTTTTTCTCGACGAAATTGGCGATATGAGCCTTAGCGCCCAAGCCAAAGTTCTTAGAGCACTTCAGGAAAATAAGATTAGCAGGGTTGGTAGCGATAAAGACATCAATGTAAACGTTAGGGTTATTGCCGCAACAAACAAAAACCTAACACAAGAAATCGAAAAGGGGAATTTCCGCGAAGACCTTTACCATCGTCTAAGCGTTATCATTATTAATGTTCCTCCTCTTTGTGAGAGGCTGGAAGATATCCCTTTGCTTGCCCAACATTTCAACGAACAAATTTGTGATGAGTATGGGATCCCTCCTAAAACCATTACACCTGATGCTATTGATGAGCTTAAAAAGCTAAAATGGACTGGAAATATTCGTGAACTGAGAAATGTGGTTGAACGCCTAATAATTCTTTGCGACAAGGAGATTACGGGAAAAGATGTAAAAGCATTTGCCGCTCCAAATATCTAA
- a CDS encoding DUF5689 domain-containing protein, whose translation MILVLQMIDVNYRVGGIKMKRKHFLLIAVIALTGLILLNSSCVKEEFDTPPVYTSTTSWEKTLTIQQLKALYTGSADLVSNLAPSDYWKKIYDEGSNDSIMAIIIDGYVLSSDSAGNFYETVTIADETGGIDLKINGSDLYATYGLKPGKRVLVRVDNLVLDNYNGMYQVGLGYYDGGVLKVTGIDPSKLSSSVRVTGEKIALQPEKITIPTLNTGLVQKFVKLDSVQFWNPAVTYSIPGENTNRIIVDKDGNQIILRNSGYAKFANSKLPEGSGSITGILSIYGGTYQFLIRDTSDVDFNQPRFGSQIPEKNTTIEQLKLFYDGSKLYQIPYNLVIEAVVTANDESGNLYKQLFLEDETGAIEFKVDVTGLYADFPVGTKIRISCKDLYMGEYGGVLQLGGDYNGSIGRLSSTEFYKRVYAISTDNPVNVTETTIAEISDELIGKVITLSGVQFADSELGKTYAESSSTTNRILEDDLGNTVLVRTSNYANFANVELPSGKGKLTAVLSKYNSDYQLYIRKVGEVRLIEPRTVKNFLLNQDFSSMPENQDINSDGWKSIAVEGSKNWYVKSYYGNYYARMSAYQSGDASNVVWLVSPKVTIPSGVDTYLKFNTEYGYWAGATLEAYISMDYDGTNPQTATWTKLDAQIAKEADGQWNWVNSGNINLKEFAGDVYIGFKYTGSNSLTTTFDVDNVMIYSLQ comes from the coding sequence ATGATATTAGTTTTACAAATGATAGATGTCAACTATAGAGTGGGAGGAATTAAAATGAAACGTAAACACTTTTTACTTATTGCAGTCATTGCTTTAACCGGACTAATCCTATTAAATAGTTCATGTGTTAAAGAAGAATTTGACACACCTCCCGTGTATACTAGTACTACCTCTTGGGAGAAAACTTTAACCATACAACAGTTAAAGGCTTTATACACTGGTAGCGCTGATCTTGTTAGTAATTTGGCTCCTTCAGATTACTGGAAAAAGATTTATGATGAAGGCTCTAACGATTCAATAATGGCAATTATTATTGATGGTTATGTTTTGTCGAGCGACTCAGCTGGAAACTTTTACGAAACAGTTACCATTGCCGATGAAACAGGTGGAATAGATTTGAAAATAAATGGGAGCGATTTGTATGCTACTTATGGTTTAAAGCCAGGCAAGCGAGTTCTTGTTAGAGTTGATAATTTGGTGCTAGATAATTATAATGGGATGTACCAGGTTGGTTTAGGGTATTATGATGGCGGAGTGCTTAAAGTTACGGGTATTGACCCATCCAAATTGTCATCTTCAGTCAGAGTTACAGGGGAAAAGATTGCTCTCCAACCCGAAAAAATTACAATTCCTACATTAAATACTGGGTTGGTTCAAAAGTTTGTAAAACTTGATAGCGTCCAGTTTTGGAATCCAGCTGTAACATATAGTATTCCAGGGGAGAATACAAATAGGATTATTGTTGATAAAGATGGAAATCAAATTATACTTCGCAACAGTGGTTATGCAAAATTTGCAAACAGCAAACTTCCCGAAGGAAGTGGCTCTATAACTGGTATCCTCAGCATTTATGGCGGCACATACCAGTTCCTAATTCGCGACACTTCAGATGTTGACTTTAATCAGCCCCGCTTTGGTAGCCAAATTCCTGAGAAGAATACTACGATTGAGCAGTTAAAACTATTCTACGATGGATCTAAGCTTTATCAAATTCCTTATAACCTAGTTATTGAGGCTGTTGTTACCGCTAACGACGAATCTGGCAATCTGTACAAGCAACTTTTCCTAGAAGATGAAACTGGTGCTATCGAATTTAAGGTTGATGTAACTGGTCTCTATGCCGATTTTCCTGTAGGTACTAAAATTAGGATTAGTTGTAAAGATTTGTATATGGGTGAATATGGAGGAGTTCTTCAACTTGGGGGAGATTATAATGGTTCTATTGGGCGACTTTCATCAACCGAGTTTTACAAAAGAGTATACGCAATAAGTACCGATAACCCTGTTAACGTAACTGAAACAACGATTGCTGAAATTAGTGATGAACTCATTGGCAAGGTAATTACTCTTTCGGGAGTACAGTTTGCCGACAGTGAATTAGGGAAAACATATGCCGAAAGTTCTTCAACCACTAACAGAATTTTAGAAGATGACCTAGGAAATACAGTCCTTGTTAGAACTAGCAATTATGCCAATTTTGCAAATGTTGAGCTTCCAAGTGGAAAGGGCAAGTTAACGGCTGTGCTTTCTAAATATAATAGCGATTATCAGCTATACATTCGTAAGGTTGGTGAAGTTCGACTAATTGAGCCACGTACAGTTAAAAACTTTTTGCTTAATCAGGATTTTTCTAGCATGCCCGAGAATCAAGATATTAATTCGGATGGTTGGAAAAGTATAGCTGTTGAGGGTTCTAAGAATTGGTATGTTAAAAGTTACTATGGAAACTACTATGCTCGTATGAGCGCATACCAATCAGGTGATGCTAGCAATGTGGTTTGGCTGGTTTCTCCCAAGGTCACAATTCCTTCAGGAGTTGATACCTATTTGAAGTTTAACACAGAGTACGGTTATTGGGCCGGTGCTACACTTGAGGCTTACATCTCAATGGACTACGATGGGACCAATCCGCAAACAGCAACCTGGACCAAGCTAGATGCCCAAATTGCGAAGGAGGCCGATGGGCAGTGGAATTGGGTGAACTCTGGAAATATCAACCTTAAGGAATTTGCAGGCGATGTGTATATAGGATTTAAATATACTGGTAGCAATTCGTTAACTACTACATTTGATGTAGATAATGTTATGATATACTCCCTGCAATAA
- a CDS encoding DUF5689 domain-containing protein translates to MKKISIILSILLLGGIALLSPSCVDFSFDPVAPRVDSTNLTANTSIAELKAMYPGELYQLDETTFFERDSIIIEGVVISDDKEGNFYKSLFIQDETGAIELKLNKTTLYNEYKRGQKVVVYCNGLYLGDYGGQIQLGSIYSNNGNWEISGLEGDPIISQHVFKKGSTLTEITPLVMSTAELKPSNIGKLVKFEDVQIKDTLNKLTNTVFTFADSENKITLNHELVSCSQAYTSPIVLRTSGYSKFANNEIPTGNGWVVGILTYYKGTYQLLMRDLNDISFTNDRCQL, encoded by the coding sequence ATGAAAAAGATATCAATCATACTGTCGATTCTGTTACTAGGTGGAATTGCACTTCTCTCACCAAGCTGCGTGGATTTCTCGTTCGATCCTGTTGCACCGAGAGTCGATTCTACTAATCTGACAGCAAACACTAGCATTGCAGAGCTAAAAGCAATGTATCCAGGTGAGCTATATCAGCTCGACGAAACAACGTTCTTTGAAAGGGATTCAATTATTATTGAGGGAGTTGTAATTTCTGATGATAAGGAGGGTAATTTTTATAAAAGCCTCTTTATTCAGGATGAAACTGGCGCTATTGAACTAAAACTCAACAAGACGACTCTTTATAACGAGTATAAGCGAGGTCAAAAGGTTGTTGTATATTGCAATGGGCTATACCTTGGCGACTACGGCGGTCAAATTCAGCTTGGATCAATTTATAGTAATAATGGCAATTGGGAAATAAGTGGGCTCGAAGGCGATCCTATAATTAGCCAACATGTGTTTAAAAAGGGTAGTACTCTTACCGAGATTACACCTTTGGTTATGTCAACTGCCGAGTTGAAACCTTCAAACATTGGCAAACTCGTTAAGTTTGAAGATGTACAAATTAAGGATACTCTAAACAAACTTACTAATACTGTTTTTACATTTGCCGATAGTGAAAATAAGATAACCCTTAATCACGAATTAGTCTCCTGTTCTCAAGCTTATACTAGCCCTATTGTGCTCCGAACAAGTGGCTACTCAAAGTTTGCAAACAATGAGATTCCAACTGGAAATGGTTGGGTGGTTGGTATACTAACCTACTATAAAGGTACATATCAACTTCTTATGCGTGATTTAAATGATATTAGTTTTACAAATGATAGATGTCAACTATAG
- a CDS encoding TonB-dependent receptor, protein MRKIRFILLFALIFGAISVFAQYEVSGYVKDSQSGNPLPGVSVQVVGANLNAVTDEKGFYKFEGLKGGTYLIDYVLSGYETFENSVNIEGSIQLPDVLLKSGISDDAYMAFNEVTISIDDLESESGGQAVSGLLQSQNDAFASAAAYTFSAARFNIRGYKPEYSILLMNGIPVNDPESGFASWSSWGGLNDVTRNREARNGLTPTDWSFGGLGGATNLNVRASQQRIGTRVSYASTNRTYTNRVMFTHSTGMMENGVAFTISGSRRWAEEGYVEGTNYDAWAYFVGIEKKFNDKHSVAFTTYNAPIKRGMQGVSTDEAKELAGTNYYNPNWGYQNGEKRNAKVRFQQEPTFILNHYWNINPNLTVTTSAGYSISTYQTTSLNWYDALDPRPDYYRKLPSYWVDSDPSVVSAITDAFMNDPSISQINWDYLYQVNYNSFDDNDSLRSKYIVENRITDSRQFTFSSVANWVVTPEIKINGGIDASIYKGKNYKVIDDLLGGQYWLDIDQFVERDFFSNPDLAQNDLDNPNRKVAVGDEFGYSYDANVNNGNIWAVANYTLAHFDFYAGANYNYTEFWRTGNMRNGRFPQDSKGDSPKQVFHNYGVKAGATWKISGRHYVDGNLAYITRAPFFRNSYISPRTSNFVIPGLTNEKITAADINYNLRTPYIKARFSAYYTRFTDQTQRKSFYDDTYRTFINYTMRGIEKVHKGVEFGAEIKLTTTLTLNTAASLGSYQYTSRPLATVTQDNLGTVLVQDQVVYIKNFFVPNSPQTVAMLGIRYASPKYWFIGADVSYYDHIYIDFAPGKRTAEALQGLEPGDPRRDALTAQEKVPSAYLVNANIGKSWKVKDYYINLNFMVSNILDNTDFKTGGFEQARYSVAEQTSNKFPPKYFYSYGRTYYLILGLRF, encoded by the coding sequence ATGAGGAAAATTAGATTTATTTTATTGTTTGCTCTAATATTTGGAGCAATATCGGTATTCGCTCAGTATGAAGTGAGCGGTTATGTTAAAGACTCCCAAAGCGGGAATCCCCTTCCTGGTGTCAGTGTTCAGGTAGTTGGTGCCAATTTGAATGCTGTTACCGACGAAAAAGGATTCTATAAGTTTGAAGGGCTAAAGGGTGGTACCTATCTTATTGATTATGTCTTGTCTGGTTACGAAACTTTTGAAAATAGTGTAAATATTGAAGGCTCCATTCAGCTGCCCGATGTTTTGCTAAAAAGTGGAATTAGCGATGACGCTTATATGGCATTTAATGAGGTGACAATCTCAATTGATGATTTGGAAAGTGAATCGGGTGGTCAGGCAGTGAGCGGTTTACTCCAATCGCAAAACGACGCTTTTGCTTCTGCTGCTGCGTATACATTTAGCGCAGCCCGATTTAATATTCGTGGATATAAGCCCGAATATTCAATTCTTTTGATGAATGGTATTCCCGTAAACGATCCTGAGAGTGGATTTGCAAGTTGGAGTTCGTGGGGTGGACTAAATGATGTTACTCGTAATAGGGAGGCACGCAATGGGCTCACGCCAACCGATTGGTCCTTTGGCGGTCTTGGCGGTGCAACAAACCTAAATGTAAGAGCATCCCAACAAAGAATTGGTACTCGCGTATCATATGCATCAACCAATAGAACCTATACAAATAGGGTGATGTTTACTCATTCTACTGGAATGATGGAAAACGGAGTTGCTTTTACTATTAGTGGTTCGCGCCGTTGGGCCGAGGAAGGTTACGTTGAGGGAACCAATTACGACGCATGGGCTTATTTTGTTGGCATCGAGAAAAAGTTTAACGATAAGCATTCGGTTGCTTTTACCACTTATAATGCACCCATTAAGCGTGGAATGCAAGGCGTTTCAACCGATGAGGCTAAAGAACTGGCTGGTACAAACTACTATAATCCAAATTGGGGCTACCAGAATGGCGAGAAACGTAATGCAAAGGTTCGTTTTCAACAGGAACCTACCTTTATTTTGAATCATTACTGGAATATCAATCCAAACTTAACCGTTACAACCTCAGCCGGATACTCAATTAGCACTTACCAAACTACTAGTTTAAACTGGTACGATGCTTTAGATCCTCGTCCCGATTACTATCGTAAGCTCCCCAGCTATTGGGTTGATTCTGACCCTTCGGTTGTTAGTGCAATCACCGATGCTTTCATGAACGATCCTTCTATAAGTCAAATAAATTGGGATTACCTTTACCAGGTCAACTACAATAGCTTTGATGATAATGATAGCCTTCGTTCTAAATACATTGTTGAAAATCGCATTACAGATTCTCGCCAGTTCACATTCTCAAGTGTAGCAAATTGGGTTGTTACCCCAGAAATAAAGATAAATGGAGGTATTGATGCTTCTATTTATAAAGGGAAGAATTACAAGGTGATAGATGATCTTCTTGGAGGACAATACTGGTTAGATATCGATCAGTTTGTTGAGCGCGATTTCTTCTCTAACCCCGATTTGGCCCAAAACGATTTGGATAACCCTAATCGTAAGGTTGCGGTTGGCGATGAGTTTGGTTATAGCTACGATGCCAATGTGAATAATGGTAACATTTGGGCTGTTGCAAACTATACTTTGGCCCATTTCGATTTTTATGCAGGAGCAAACTATAATTACACCGAATTCTGGAGAACAGGAAATATGAGAAATGGACGATTCCCCCAAGATTCTAAGGGTGACTCTCCAAAACAGGTGTTCCACAACTATGGTGTTAAAGCTGGAGCTACATGGAAGATATCTGGAAGGCATTATGTTGATGGAAATCTGGCATACATAACTAGGGCTCCTTTCTTCCGTAATTCATATATCTCTCCCCGAACAAGTAATTTTGTTATTCCTGGTTTAACTAATGAAAAAATTACTGCCGCTGATATTAACTACAATCTTCGAACACCTTATATTAAAGCTCGTTTCTCAGCATACTATACAAGGTTTACAGATCAAACTCAACGTAAGTCGTTCTACGACGATACTTATCGTACTTTTATTAACTATACCATGCGTGGCATTGAGAAAGTTCATAAAGGGGTTGAGTTTGGTGCCGAAATAAAACTTACTACAACGCTTACTCTTAATACTGCCGCATCGTTGGGCTCTTATCAATATACCTCTAGGCCCTTGGCTACAGTAACCCAAGACAACCTTGGAACAGTATTGGTTCAGGATCAGGTGGTTTACATTAAGAACTTCTTTGTTCCAAACTCACCTCAAACTGTTGCGATGTTAGGCATTCGATATGCTTCACCAAAATACTGGTTTATTGGTGCTGATGTTAGTTACTACGACCATATTTATATCGATTTTGCACCTGGCAAGAGAACTGCTGAAGCACTACAAGGGCTTGAACCAGGTGATCCCCGTCGCGATGCTCTTACTGCACAGGAGAAAGTGCCTTCGGCTTACTTAGTAAATGCCAACATTGGTAAATCGTGGAAAGTAAAAGATTATTACATTAATCTTAACTTCATGGTTTCCAATATACTTGACAATACTGATTTTAAGACTGGCGGATTTGAACAAGCACGTTACTCTGTTGCTGAGCAAACCTCTAATAAATTCCCTCCAAAGTATTTCTATAGCTACGGTAGAACTTACTACTTGATTTTGGGATTAAGATTTTAA
- a CDS encoding endonuclease/exonuclease/phosphatase family protein: MRKIFLYLSVLSMWFILKPQQTLAQGKGNKEQYKVSCIGFYNLENLFDTIPGENDTEFTPNGRNKFTSERYWHKINHMSEVISQIGSEIFPGGPAILGICEVENRSVVEDLVNSPKLKPSGYQIVHYESHDHRGIDVGLLYRPEFFKVTSHRSVPLRIKDNPNFKTRDQLVVSGLLDGEPIHIIVDHWPSRRGGEKRSLPYRMAAAKLTRSLVDSILATDPNAKIIVMGDLNDDPDSKSVIKGLGANPYRNKLKPGELFNAMGSLYHEGIGTLAYRDSWNLFDNIIITQSFLNTDKTTWTFYKAKVFNKPFLQQKSGRFAGYPWRTYVGGNFMGGYSDHFPVYMFLIKKK; the protein is encoded by the coding sequence ATGCGTAAAATATTTCTGTATTTATCAGTGCTATCCATGTGGTTTATCCTTAAACCACAGCAAACATTAGCACAAGGGAAAGGTAACAAGGAGCAGTACAAGGTTAGCTGTATAGGTTTTTACAATCTTGAAAACTTATTCGACACGATTCCTGGAGAAAACGACACCGAGTTTACCCCAAATGGGAGAAATAAGTTTACCTCAGAGCGTTACTGGCACAAAATCAATCATATGTCTGAAGTAATTTCACAAATAGGCAGTGAAATTTTTCCAGGCGGACCAGCTATTCTTGGCATTTGCGAGGTTGAAAACAGAAGCGTGGTTGAGGATTTGGTTAACTCGCCAAAGCTAAAACCCTCGGGATATCAAATAGTTCATTACGAATCACATGATCATAGGGGGATTGATGTTGGCCTACTTTATCGGCCTGAATTTTTCAAAGTTACATCGCATCGTTCGGTTCCGCTTCGTATAAAAGATAACCCCAACTTTAAGACTCGCGACCAGCTTGTTGTTAGCGGATTACTCGACGGCGAGCCCATTCATATCATTGTTGATCATTGGCCCTCGCGTCGTGGAGGAGAAAAGCGAAGTTTGCCTTACCGTATGGCTGCCGCCAAGCTAACACGTTCACTTGTTGATTCTATTCTTGCTACAGACCCAAATGCAAAAATAATTGTAATGGGCGACCTAAACGATGACCCAGACAGCAAGAGTGTAATTAAAGGACTAGGTGCAAACCCTTACCGCAATAAGCTTAAGCCAGGTGAACTGTTCAACGCTATGGGAAGTCTTTACCACGAAGGCATTGGAACTCTAGCTTACAGGGATTCTTGGAACCTTTTCGATAACATTATTATAACTCAATCGTTCCTAAATACTGACAAAACCACTTGGACTTTCTACAAAGCCAAAGTATTCAACAAGCCATTTCTACAGCAAAAAAGTGGCAGGTTTGCAGGTTATCCTTGGCGTACTTACGTTGGAGGAAATTTCATGGGAGGCTATTCCGACCATTTCCCTGTATACATGTTTTTAATAAAGAAGAAATAA
- a CDS encoding IPExxxVDY family protein produces the protein MAASRKQKIVDEPTPFKLLAIASSLSISQMAWHASQNCHLSFKQNTDIEEQLGFPAFTDRETYSKNPISLIGNKSNGKVLFPKISNIDYILEVTGECDNQLVSELLRNIRSIHGVQAVVELDAKQIKRKEPFCTE, from the coding sequence ATGGCTGCTTCTCGTAAACAAAAAATTGTGGACGAGCCCACACCATTTAAGCTACTGGCTATTGCATCGTCGCTTAGCATTAGCCAAATGGCTTGGCATGCAAGCCAAAACTGCCATTTATCGTTTAAACAAAACACTGATATTGAAGAGCAATTAGGTTTTCCAGCCTTTACAGACAGGGAAACATATTCCAAAAACCCGATTTCACTCATTGGTAACAAATCAAATGGGAAAGTACTATTCCCAAAAATATCTAACATCGACTACATCTTAGAAGTCACAGGAGAATGCGACAACCAGCTAGTAAGCGAACTACTACGCAACATCAGAAGCATTCATGGAGTTCAGGCCGTTGTAGAGCTAGATGCAAAACAAATTAAGCGAAAGGAACCATTTTGCACCGAATAG
- a CDS encoding sensor histidine kinase — protein MSRKLLFILTGVISIASIGLILLQSKWIRIAVGIKEEQFAQTAALAMERIIDEIEKQETVVQIIDEIKPYYSVNTKGSAQMTYRQDILNKTKSGFRSKQISQQVFTINNLDTLKLPSFSKGLVDSTLFGNLPVKIAPSQSSFKNKQQLALSFSDKLLNKTVFVENIVDRMIRVELPLQERISKEQLDSIIQRELKRKGINASYEYRVTNEKDSTIYASTRFNPRFKGLVLREKLFPNDFFARRYFLTIYFPNQKTYLLSSLGPMTFGTLLLTMLIISIFTITLYIIFKQKRISEIRNDFVSNMTHELKTPISTISLAAQMLNDKSIPYERKNLDYLGGVISDESKRLGLQVEKVLQMAIFERAKLKLKIKDVDIHEIIKKVSTNFSIQVEAQNGSLEHSLDASSPTVKADEVHITNVINNLLDNAMKYKNGEPKINIFTKDASKGIVVAIQDNGIGISRENLKKIFDQFYRVPSGNIHNVKGFGLGLSYVKKIVEAHGGKIWAESKVGEGSTFSFYLPWNGPAEK, from the coding sequence ATGAGCAGGAAATTACTATTTATACTCACAGGTGTTATCTCTATTGCATCAATAGGGTTGATTCTACTGCAATCAAAGTGGATACGGATTGCTGTAGGAATTAAGGAGGAGCAATTTGCCCAAACAGCAGCATTAGCAATGGAGAGAATTATTGATGAAATAGAGAAACAGGAAACTGTGGTCCAAATTATTGATGAAATAAAGCCTTACTACTCTGTAAACACTAAGGGTTCCGCACAAATGACATATCGGCAAGATATACTAAACAAAACCAAAAGCGGATTCCGTTCAAAACAGATAAGCCAACAGGTTTTCACTATAAATAATCTCGACACCCTAAAACTGCCATCATTCTCTAAAGGATTGGTTGACAGTACTTTATTTGGAAACCTGCCAGTTAAAATAGCACCATCACAGTCCTCTTTTAAAAATAAGCAACAGCTCGCTTTAAGTTTTAGCGATAAGCTATTAAACAAAACAGTGTTTGTTGAGAACATTGTAGATAGGATGATTAGGGTTGAACTCCCGTTGCAGGAAAGAATTTCAAAAGAACAGCTAGACTCCATAATCCAACGAGAACTTAAACGCAAAGGAATTAACGCTTCGTACGAATATAGAGTAACCAACGAAAAAGACAGCACAATTTACGCTAGCACCCGATTTAATCCTCGATTTAAAGGGCTAGTTCTCAGGGAAAAACTATTTCCGAACGACTTTTTTGCTCGCCGATACTTCCTCACCATCTACTTCCCAAATCAAAAAACATATCTTTTAAGCTCATTAGGCCCTATGACATTTGGAACGCTCTTGCTTACCATGTTAATTATTTCTATATTTACAATCACTCTTTATATTATTTTTAAACAAAAAAGGATTTCAGAAATCCGAAATGACTTTGTTAGCAACATGACTCATGAGCTAAAAACCCCTATTTCTACCATATCGTTAGCAGCTCAAATGCTAAACGATAAAAGCATACCTTACGAGCGCAAAAACCTTGATTATTTAGGTGGTGTAATTTCCGATGAAAGTAAACGTTTAGGCCTTCAAGTAGAAAAGGTCCTTCAAATGGCTATTTTTGAAAGAGCCAAACTCAAACTTAAAATTAAAGATGTAGATATTCACGAAATAATAAAGAAAGTTTCTACAAATTTCTCCATTCAGGTTGAGGCACAAAACGGCAGTTTAGAGCACTCTTTGGATGCATCAAGCCCAACTGTAAAAGCAGATGAAGTTCACATAACCAACGTTATAAACAACCTTTTGGACAATGCAATGAAATACAAGAATGGAGAACCAAAAATAAACATTTTTACAAAAGATGCGTCTAAAGGAATAGTTGTAGCCATTCAAGACAACGGAATAGGAATAAGCAGAGAGAACCTAAAAAAAATATTTGATCAGTTTTATAGAGTCCCAAGTGGAAATATTCACAATGTAAAAGGCTTTGGTTTAGGCCTTAGCTACGTAAAAAAGATTGTTGAAGCCCATGGAGGAAAGATATGGGCCGAAAGCAAGGTAGGAGAAGGAAGTACATTTTCATTTTACCTGCCATGGAATGGTCCAGCAGAAAAATAA
- a CDS encoding response regulator transcription factor → MNQRKIRVMLAEDDENLGFLLKEYLQAKEYDVDLYKDGEKAYKGFQNNYYDICILDVMMPIKDGFTLAKEIKMVNPNMPILFLTAKSMKEDVIEGFALGADDYMTKPFSIEELLMRVEAILRRTRKDLSGAEQTLFQIGKYVFDSVKQTLTYENDVRKLTTKESELLKYLCLNRNSLLDRNFALKTIWADDSYFNARSMDVYITKLRKYLANDPSIEIINVRGKGFKMIY, encoded by the coding sequence ATGAACCAACGAAAAATCAGAGTTATGCTTGCTGAGGACGATGAGAACCTCGGTTTCCTACTAAAGGAATACTTACAAGCAAAAGAATACGATGTTGACCTATACAAAGACGGCGAAAAAGCCTATAAAGGATTTCAAAACAACTACTACGACATTTGCATCCTGGATGTAATGATGCCTATTAAGGATGGTTTTACTTTGGCTAAGGAAATCAAAATGGTGAACCCTAACATGCCCATTCTTTTCCTCACTGCTAAGTCGATGAAGGAAGATGTAATTGAGGGTTTCGCACTTGGTGCTGACGATTACATGACAAAACCATTCAGCATTGAGGAGTTGCTTATGCGTGTAGAGGCCATTCTACGTAGAACACGGAAGGACTTAAGTGGTGCAGAACAAACCCTATTCCAAATTGGCAAGTACGTTTTTGACTCAGTTAAGCAAACCCTTACCTATGAAAATGATGTTCGTAAGCTAACAACAAAAGAGAGCGAACTTTTGAAATACCTTTGCCTAAACCGCAACTCCCTGCTCGACCGCAACTTTGCTTTAAAAACAATTTGGGCCGACGACAGCTACTTTAATGCTCGCAGTATGGACGTTTACATTACAAAACTACGTAAATACCTTGCAAACGACCCTTCAATTGAGATTATTAACGTTAGAGGTAAAGGGTTTAAAATGATTTATTAA